The Collimonas sp. PA-H2 genome contains a region encoding:
- a CDS encoding cyclopropane-fatty-acyl-phospholipid synthase family protein, which translates to MFWEKKLENWVNDIRHRAAIPLRLELWNGQRFDFGNYAAPEVTVRVPHVSALSYLLTPSLANLGEAYVEGKIEVEGKIKEIIAVGNALAANSLKADGKFARITRTFRHNKEKDAEAIRYHYDVSNDFYKLWLDQNMVYSCAYFEHGDEDLDTAQLKKIDHILTKIQLQPGQTLLDIGCGWGALVLRAAQKFGARCVGVTLSENQYALAQERVAKAGLQDQIEIRLQDYRDVTGSFDRITSVGMFEHVGLVHLPMYFSRIRELLADDGIAMNHGITTTDIDNGETPYGGGEFIEKYVFPHGELPHIGTVLKTMQQGGLEVFDVENLRRHYAKTCGIWADNLEAHADEVRKATDDRRFRIWRIYLAGSSYGFERDWMSLYQVVCRKAGRSAGTLPWSRDYIYQGK; encoded by the coding sequence GTGTTCTGGGAAAAAAAGCTTGAAAACTGGGTTAATGATATTCGTCACCGAGCTGCAATACCGCTACGGCTGGAATTATGGAATGGTCAGCGTTTCGACTTCGGCAACTATGCGGCACCAGAGGTCACCGTGCGCGTGCCGCATGTGTCGGCGCTGAGTTACCTGCTGACGCCATCGCTCGCCAATCTCGGCGAGGCTTACGTCGAAGGAAAAATCGAAGTCGAAGGAAAAATCAAGGAGATCATCGCTGTCGGCAATGCGCTGGCGGCCAATTCGCTCAAGGCGGACGGCAAGTTCGCCCGCATCACCCGCACCTTCCGTCACAACAAGGAGAAGGACGCCGAGGCGATCCGCTATCACTACGACGTCTCCAATGATTTCTACAAGCTGTGGCTGGACCAGAACATGGTGTATTCCTGCGCCTATTTCGAGCATGGCGATGAAGACCTGGATACCGCCCAGCTCAAGAAAATCGATCACATCCTGACCAAGATCCAGCTCCAACCGGGCCAGACCCTGCTCGATATCGGCTGCGGCTGGGGTGCGCTGGTGCTGCGGGCAGCGCAGAAATTCGGCGCCAGGTGCGTCGGCGTCACCCTCTCGGAAAACCAGTACGCGCTGGCACAGGAACGGGTGGCCAAGGCCGGCCTGCAGGACCAGATAGAAATCCGCTTGCAAGACTACCGCGATGTCACCGGCAGTTTCGACCGCATCACCAGCGTCGGCATGTTCGAGCATGTCGGCCTGGTTCATCTGCCGATGTATTTCTCGCGCATTCGCGAATTGCTGGCCGATGACGGCATCGCCATGAATCACGGTATCACCACCACCGACATCGACAACGGCGAGACGCCTTATGGCGGCGGTGAATTCATCGAAAAATATGTTTTCCCGCATGGCGAACTGCCGCATATCGGCACGGTGCTGAAAACCATGCAGCAAGGCGGACTGGAAGTATTCGATGTGGAAAACCTGCGGCGCCACTATGCCAAAACCTGCGGCATCTGGGCCGACAACCTGGAAGCGCATGCCGATGAGGTCAGGAAAGCGACCGACGACCGACGCTTCCGTATCTGGCGCATTTACCTGGCGGGGAGTTCCTACGGCTTCGAACGCGACTGGATGTCGCTGTACCAGGTGGTCTGCCGCAA